One stretch of Rutidosis leptorrhynchoides isolate AG116_Rl617_1_P2 unplaced genomic scaffold, CSIRO_AGI_Rlap_v1 contig361, whole genome shotgun sequence DNA includes these proteins:
- the LOC139883156 gene encoding uncharacterized protein, whose protein sequence is MVISENELENQLREAGNKLENPPTSIDDLILLLNQVESYLSKVEQSPSQNMRNALSPSLKALVADQLFKHSDDDVKVAVASCISEITRITAPDAPYDDDQMKEIFQLIVSSFENISDMSSRSFAKRTAILETVAKVRSCVVMLDLELDSLLVEMFQHFLKSIRDDHPKNLVQAMETIMALVLEESEDISLDLLSPILSTMKKNSEDVLPAAQKLGEKVLRSASDKVKECLLQAVKSSSISLDDFNELVTALCKESGPDEQNGTPSATENVVDEKTDVEAGAIENLDPGSDKSLKPIVNGAAQTGEADSLAESGSPKRLESPESKTGAGPSELDHLTSEKVVDVETKVHDKTDPEADSTEKVDAGPDKSTKSNNQGKKTAVSIKITGPSHGPKEDVEKEAKRSLDDKRESKDLPSSGQVTENEKESDLLLPPEAGEDESASIVSPSSGNLPENNHTKKAEHAETREAAPSTEDSSAKVPQETSDSEMKTLKGPVKITPTNSSNDDDKRIPSGTSKRETRVKKGVQDKMKDNVNKEAAPSTEDGAAKSSKETSDSAAKTQQGPVTKANSSTSIEDGSQILSDTSKRESHAKQDTDAKKKGAPSTEVSSPKKTEETSDAEVKATKGSVKKASRRKGSRSRKISSASRKGGAIKKNEEATGFAEDDSANLSEEDTGIDGHTQKGSVNKEPAESPIMHDDSKTGSGDISDKEAKSLKGSGKKLDDNGDGSNPLEDKSRQSRGDVLSEKDEETASEAEENMEVVSSPKPSVKSAREKQHPEKTPKTNFKRKRSASADKTSSKDNNLVGSKIKVWWPLDKTYYDGIIASYDSKKKRHRVKYADGEVEVLNLATEKWEFITEDSEAEEEETADEPNPESSSELPLKKKFKATSGSSCKAKKTGGGGASSSKAKGSKSADVSKAESGKSKACTKSIADDVDKGKDCITPKSGSKSKKDDSEKQKSSSGKSKAVETTTPNKASSNTTKGNKSATKGGSKANKSDHASESSDDLPPPKAVKLQSQGGSSKAKASVTKSGKKRPRAD, encoded by the exons CAAGTCGAGAGTTATCTATCAAAGGTCGAACAATCACCGTCTCAAAATATGCGAAATGCACTTTCCCCATCACTGAAAGCATTGGTCGCGGACCAACTTTTCAAGCACTCTGACGATGATGTGAAAGTTGCCGTTGCTTCTTGTATCAGCGAGATAACAAGAATAACTGCTCCTGATGCTCCATATGACGACGATCAGATGAAG GAAATTTTCCAGCTTATTGTGTCATCTTTTGAGAATATATCTGACATGTCTAGTCGGTCATTTGCAAAGAGGACCGCAATCTTAGAAACTGTTGCCAAGGTTAGGTCTTGTGTCGTAATGCTGGATCTAGAATTGGATTCCTTACTTGTTGAAATGTTCCAGCACTTCCTGAAGTCGATCAG GGATGATCACCCAAAGAACTTAGTTCAAGCGATGGAGACAATAATGGCCCTTGTTTTAGAAGAAAGTGAAGATATCTCTTTAGATCTGTTGTCTCCAATCTTAAGTACAATGAAGAAGAACAGTGAG GACGTTCTTCCTGCTGCTCAAAAGTTGGGAGAGAAAGTTCTGAGAAGTGCATCTGACAAGGTGAAAGAATGCTTGCTGCAAGCTGTTAAGTCTTCCAGCATCTCATTAGATGATTTCAATGAGTTAGTTACTGCTCTATGTAAAGAATCTGGTCCAGATGAGCAGAATGGTACTCCTTCTGCCACAGAAAATGTG GTGGATGAAAAGACAGACGTAGAAGCAGGAGCTATTGAAAACCTTGATCCTGGCAGTGATAAATCCCTGAAGCCGATTGTTAATGGCGCTGCACAGACTGGAGAAGCAGATTCCTTGGCAGAATCAGGCTCTCCCAAGAGGCTGGAGTCTCCAGAGTCTAAAACTGGTGCTGGCCCAAGTGAACTTGATCATTTAACCAGTGAGAAAGTAGTTGATGTTGAAACTAAGGTGCATGATAAGACGGATCCAGAAGCAGATTCTACTGAGAAAGTAGATGCTGGCCCTGATAAATCCACCAAATCCAATAACCAAGGCAAGAAAACAGCTGTATCTATTAAGATAACAGGACCTTCTCATGGTCCCAAAGAGGATGTGGAGAAGGAAGCAAAGAGGTCACTGGATGATAAAAGAGAGAGCAAAGATCTTCCTAGTTCAGGTCAGGTGACAGAAAATGAGAAAGAGAGTGATCTTCTTCTGCCACCTGAAGCAGGAGAGGATGAATCGGCTAGTATTGTTTCACCATCCTCGGGTAATCTTCCTGAAAACAACCATACCAAGAAGGCTGAGCATGCAGAAACGAGAGAGGCCGCACCGTCTACCGAAGACAGTTCTGCAAAGGTACCTCAAGAGACTAGTGACTCAGAAATGAAGACTCTAAAAGGTCCAGTCAAAATAACACCTACCAATAGTTCGAATGATGATGATAAACGAATTCCATCTGGGACTTCCAAAAGAGAGACCCGTGTTAAAAAGGGTGTTCAAGACAAAATGAAAGACAACGTGAACAAAGAGGCTGCACCGTCTACTGAAGATGGTGCTGCAAAGTCATCAAAAGAAACTAGCGACTCAGCAGCAAAGACCCAACAAGGTCCAGTGACAAAAGCTAATAGCAGCACTTCCATTGAAGATGGGTCTCAAATATTATCTGATACTTCAAAAAGAGAAAGCCATGCAAAGCAGGACACTGATGCCAAAAAGAAAGGTGCACCTTCTACTGAAGTTAGTTCTCCAAAGAAAACTGAAGAAACAAGTGATGCAGAAGTAAAGGCCACAAAAGGCTCAGTGAAAAAGGCATCCCGCAGAAAAGGAAGTAGATCCCGAAAGATATCTAGTGCTTCCAGAAAAGGAGGTGCAATAAAAAAGAATGAAGAGGCTACAGGATTTGCTGAAGATGACTCTGCAAATCTTTCTGAAGAAGATACGGGCATAGATGGACATACTCAGAAAGGGTCTGTGAATAAAGAACCTGCTGAATCTCCTATTATGCATGATGATTCCAAAACAGGGAGCGGGGATATAAGTGATAAAGAGGCAAAATCATTGAAAGGTTCCGGTAAGAAGTTGGATGATAACGGAGATGGATCAAATCCACTGGAAGATAAAAGTAGGCAGTCGAGAGGAGATGTTCTTTCTGAAAAAGACGAAGAAACAGCTTCAGAAGCTGAGGAAAATATG GAAGTGGTGTCTTCGCCCAAGCCCTCTGTGAAGTCAGCCCGAGAAAAGCAACACCCAGAGAAGACGCCCAAGACGAATTTCAAGAGAAAGCGTTCAGCGAGTGCTGATAAA ACATCCAGCAAAGATAATAATCTGGTGGGTTCAAAAATTAAGGTCTGGTGGCCGTTGGATAAGAC GTATTATGATGGGATCATTGCTTCATATGATTCTAAGAAGAAGAGGCACAGG GTTAAATATGCTGATGGCGAGGTAGAGGTTTTAAATCTTGCAACCGAGAAATGGGAATTCATTACAGAAGACTCTGAAGCAGAAGAG GAGGAAACCGCTGATGAACCAAATCCAGAATCTTCATCTGAACT GCCGCTAAAGAAGAAATTTAAAGCAACTTCCGGCTCTTCGTGTAAGGCTAAAAA gacTGGTGGGGGTGGAGCTTCATCCAGCAAGGCAAAAGGTTCAAAATCCGCTGATGTTAGTAAAGCTGAGTCTGGGAAATCTAAAGCCTGTACTAAATCAATAGCAGACGACGTTGACAAGGGCAAAGACTGTATTACCCCCAAAAGTGGCAGCAAGTCAAAGAAGGATGATTCTGAGAAACAGAAGTCGAGCTCTGGGAAGTCCAAGGCGGTAGAGACAACAACACCTAATAAGGCTTCTTCCAATACCACCAAGGGTAATAAGAGTGCAACAAAAGGAGGTTCAAAGGCCAATAAAAGCGACCATGCTTCTGAAAGCTCCGACGATCTACCACCGCCAAAGGCGGTGAAGTTGCAATCGCAGGGCGGTTCATCAAAGGCCAAGGCAAGTGTGACCAAGAGTGGCAAGAAGCGTCCAAGAGCTGATTGA